One Rossellomorea aquimaris DNA window includes the following coding sequences:
- a CDS encoding FMN-dependent NADH-azoreductase, with amino-acid sequence MTKVLFITAHPHDDTQSYSMAVGKAFIDTYKEANPTHEVVNVDLYKENIPQIDADVFSGWGKLQSGQGFEELSQEEQAKVGRLGELSDQFVEADKYIFVTPFWNFSFPPVMKAYIDSVSVAGKAFKYTEQGPVGLLTDKKALHIQARGGIYSEGPAAAMEMGHRYLDVMMQFYGVPSFEGLFVEGHAAMPDKAEEIKANAIARAKDLAQTF; translated from the coding sequence ATGACAAAGGTTTTATTCATTACAGCACATCCGCACGATGATACACAATCCTATAGCATGGCAGTAGGAAAAGCATTTATTGACACATATAAAGAGGCAAATCCAACTCACGAAGTGGTGAATGTAGACTTATACAAAGAAAACATTCCACAAATTGACGCTGACGTATTCAGTGGCTGGGGAAAATTACAATCCGGGCAAGGATTTGAAGAGCTTTCACAAGAAGAACAAGCAAAAGTAGGCCGACTTGGTGAATTATCAGATCAATTTGTTGAAGCTGATAAATATATATTTGTTACTCCATTCTGGAACTTCTCCTTCCCTCCAGTAATGAAGGCATATATTGATTCTGTGTCCGTTGCTGGGAAGGCATTTAAATATACAGAACAGGGACCAGTTGGGCTATTAACTGACAAAAAAGCTCTTCATATTCAAGCTCGCGGAGGTATTTACTCTGAAGGACCAGCTGCAGCAATGGAAATGGGTCACCGCTATCTTGACGTGATGATGCAGTTCTACGGAGTTCCTTCGTTCGAAGGTCTATTCGTAGAAGGTCATGCAGCAATGCCTGACAAAGCTGAAGAAATCAAAGCAAATGCGATTGCAAGAGCTAAGGATTTGGCCCAAACTTTCTAA
- a CDS encoding class I SAM-dependent methyltransferase: MRVSLFESFLNDVEKHFSGWDFSFVTETGRMGSGMISWSYGSMIIPLIRNANSMLDMGTGGGELLSKLQPFPPSVCATEGYAPNLPVAKECLEPLGVRVVGIDGDENLPFETNQFDLIINKHESYSPGEVNRILSPGGIFLTQQVGGEDCNDINEALGAPINEEFLHWNLEYAHEQLREEGFEILFSQEEFSSQRFYDIGALVYYLKAIPWQVPDFSVEKYHESLFTIHQSIEERGFFEAKQNRFLLKARSQY, translated from the coding sequence ATGAGAGTTTCATTATTTGAAAGTTTTTTAAATGATGTGGAAAAACATTTCTCTGGATGGGATTTTTCCTTTGTCACCGAAACCGGCCGTATGGGATCTGGAATGATTTCCTGGTCGTATGGAAGTATGATCATTCCACTGATACGGAATGCGAACTCAATGCTCGATATGGGGACGGGGGGAGGAGAGCTGCTTTCTAAACTACAGCCCTTTCCACCATCTGTTTGTGCAACAGAAGGATACGCCCCTAACCTTCCTGTGGCCAAGGAATGCCTGGAGCCATTAGGCGTTAGAGTAGTAGGTATCGACGGGGACGAAAACCTTCCATTTGAAACAAACCAATTCGACTTGATCATCAACAAACACGAATCCTATTCTCCTGGTGAAGTGAATCGGATATTATCTCCAGGAGGCATCTTTCTGACTCAACAGGTGGGTGGAGAGGACTGCAATGATATCAATGAAGCTCTCGGTGCTCCGATCAATGAAGAGTTTCTGCATTGGAACCTGGAATATGCCCATGAGCAATTGAGAGAAGAGGGTTTTGAAATTCTTTTTTCTCAGGAAGAATTTTCTTCCCAACGATTTTATGATATTGGTGCATTAGTCTATTACTTGAAAGCCATCCCTTGGCAGGTCCCTGATTTCAGTGTGGAAAAATATCATGAATCATTGTTCACGATTCATCAATCCATTGAAGAACGAGGATTCTTTGAAGCAAAACAAAATCGTTTCCTCCTGAAAGCGCGAAGTCAATATTAA
- a CDS encoding GNAT family N-acetyltransferase: MRIVGYALIDDLESLIQIDCQVIGNESRRDQIQEAILEKRCLVVREGETNAGFLIFNNHFFGNTFVCLIIVSPEERRKGNASLLLKHVEEISPSDKIFSSTNQSNRQMQKTFQGNGFSQSGKIENLDPGDPEIVYYKQRR; this comes from the coding sequence ATGAGAATCGTAGGATATGCACTAATAGACGATTTGGAATCTCTTATACAAATTGATTGTCAAGTGATTGGAAACGAAAGCAGACGTGATCAAATCCAGGAGGCAATCTTAGAAAAGAGATGTTTAGTCGTTAGAGAGGGAGAGACTAATGCCGGGTTTCTTATATTTAACAACCACTTTTTCGGAAACACTTTCGTCTGTCTCATCATTGTTTCACCAGAGGAAAGAAGGAAGGGCAATGCCTCTTTACTATTGAAACATGTTGAAGAAATATCGCCGTCAGATAAAATATTTTCGTCTACTAATCAATCAAACCGGCAAATGCAAAAAACATTTCAAGGAAACGGCTTTTCTCAAAGTGGAAAGATCGAAAACCTGGACCCGGGGGACCCGGAGATTGTTTACTATAAACAAAGAAGATAG
- a CDS encoding sporulation protein produces MILRKYMSLFGIGSAKIDLVLPKNSFKQGELLQGYFFLEGGIIEQKLRRVECDLVMLDNNGKEEKIIDSTTVLKSESIKAEERNKLSFTYRIPKSLPYSEENGVRYLFKTKLTFDQGVESLDEDYITID; encoded by the coding sequence ATGATTTTACGTAAATATATGTCTCTCTTTGGAATAGGTTCAGCCAAGATTGATCTAGTTTTACCTAAAAACTCGTTCAAGCAAGGAGAACTTTTACAAGGATACTTCTTTTTAGAAGGAGGGATTATCGAACAAAAGCTGAGGCGGGTGGAATGTGACCTGGTGATGCTTGATAATAATGGCAAGGAAGAAAAAATCATTGATTCAACTACCGTTTTAAAATCTGAGAGCATTAAAGCTGAAGAACGAAACAAATTATCCTTCACCTACCGGATTCCTAAATCACTGCCATACTCCGAAGAAAACGGGGTTCGCTACCTCTTTAAAACGAAGCTGACGTTCGATCAGGGCGTAGAAAGCCTGGATGAGGATTACATTACAATCGATTGA
- a CDS encoding penicillin-binding protein 2 translates to MKEKKKKKKTHVPLRMNLLFISVFFLFSLLILRLGIVQIVQGNHYEAEVARTENVKSHNGTPPRGKVYDRYRNVIVDNVPLNAITYTRTQTTKPEDMLKVARNLAELIEMKPDKITDRDRKDFWLLSHPEKAEKLVSEDELKKLEDDEDLTKDDVNKKVYEMQLERITEKDIKSFTKQEEEVLAIFREFNTGYALSPQIIKNKNVSMEEMARVSERLSELPGVNVTTDWERKYVNDSTLRTILGRVSSSQQGLPSELVNEYKAQGYALNDRVGTSYFESQYENVLKGQKEEIEYITKNGSVLDSQLISEGHSGKDVVLTIDLQLQKEIEKIVEEELSKQASQYWESPFLDRAFVVMMDPHTGEILSMVGKKYGKDADGKTEMQDYALGTFTSEYGVGSSVKGATVLTGYMTGVLNVGDTLYDEPIRIEATPVKKSWFNYSKYFTDIQALEISSNGYMFKTAIKIADATYRPNQPMDIDINAFDTMRHYYSQFGLGVKTGIDLPGEVEGLKGTEKIPGKLMDLAIGQYDLYTPMQLVQYASTIANGGYRMQPHIMKQIREPSQERGKVGPLLYENQSKVLNRIDATERQIQQVQRGFYQVTHGANGTATNFRTAPYDAAAKSGTAQAFYYSPEEKRQYETFNTTLIGYAPYNNPEVAFSVVLPYSHQDKDPYVNKTIAKRAMDKYFELKKQYEKDGYFDSSTEEEVRNADQLEETEEQGTEEE, encoded by the coding sequence TTGAAGGAAAAGAAGAAAAAGAAAAAAACCCATGTCCCATTGAGAATGAATTTACTTTTTATTTCGGTCTTTTTTCTATTTTCACTCTTGATTCTTCGTCTTGGGATTGTACAAATTGTGCAAGGGAACCATTATGAAGCGGAAGTGGCAAGAACGGAAAATGTGAAATCACATAATGGAACACCACCTAGGGGAAAAGTATATGATCGGTATCGAAATGTAATCGTGGACAACGTACCTTTAAACGCAATCACCTACACCAGAACACAAACGACGAAGCCCGAGGATATGCTGAAAGTTGCAAGAAATCTGGCAGAGTTAATCGAAATGAAACCAGACAAAATAACAGATCGAGATCGAAAAGATTTCTGGTTATTGAGTCATCCTGAAAAAGCAGAGAAACTTGTGTCAGAGGATGAATTGAAGAAACTCGAAGATGATGAAGATCTTACAAAAGATGATGTGAACAAAAAGGTTTATGAAATGCAGCTCGAAAGGATCACCGAAAAGGACATTAAATCTTTTACGAAACAAGAAGAGGAAGTTCTGGCGATATTCCGTGAATTTAACACAGGTTACGCCCTTAGTCCTCAAATCATTAAAAACAAAAATGTTTCCATGGAGGAAATGGCCAGAGTCAGTGAACGCCTGTCAGAATTGCCTGGTGTGAACGTTACCACGGACTGGGAAAGAAAATATGTGAATGATAGCACGTTGAGAACGATTCTGGGAAGAGTCTCAAGCTCACAGCAGGGTCTGCCAAGTGAGCTTGTCAATGAATATAAAGCTCAAGGCTATGCATTGAACGACCGTGTTGGTACGAGTTATTTCGAATCACAGTATGAAAACGTCCTAAAAGGACAAAAAGAAGAAATCGAATACATCACAAAAAATGGAAGCGTCCTTGATTCACAACTTATCAGCGAAGGTCACAGTGGAAAGGATGTCGTATTGACCATTGACCTTCAGCTTCAAAAAGAAATCGAAAAAATCGTCGAAGAAGAGCTGAGCAAACAGGCATCCCAATATTGGGAGTCTCCATTCCTGGATCGTGCATTTGTTGTCATGATGGATCCACACACAGGTGAAATACTTTCCATGGTAGGAAAAAAATATGGCAAGGATGCAGATGGAAAGACGGAGATGCAGGATTATGCTTTAGGTACTTTCACTTCTGAATATGGAGTGGGATCCTCGGTTAAGGGTGCTACTGTGTTGACGGGGTATATGACTGGGGTATTGAATGTTGGGGATACACTTTATGATGAGCCGATACGTATAGAGGCCACCCCTGTAAAAAAATCATGGTTCAATTACTCCAAGTACTTCACTGATATTCAAGCACTCGAGATTTCATCCAATGGTTATATGTTTAAAACAGCAATTAAAATCGCTGATGCAACATACCGACCTAATCAACCAATGGATATCGATATCAATGCATTCGATACTATGAGACATTATTATAGTCAGTTTGGACTTGGTGTGAAAACTGGAATCGACCTCCCTGGAGAAGTTGAGGGATTAAAGGGAACAGAAAAAATCCCTGGTAAACTTATGGATTTGGCCATTGGACAATATGATTTATATACACCGATGCAGCTGGTACAATACGCTTCGACGATTGCAAATGGTGGCTACCGGATGCAGCCGCATATTATGAAGCAAATTCGTGAACCCAGTCAGGAAAGAGGAAAAGTAGGGCCTCTTTTATACGAAAACCAATCTAAAGTTTTAAACAGAATTGATGCAACGGAAAGACAAATACAACAAGTCCAAAGGGGCTTCTATCAAGTTACTCATGGTGCAAATGGAACAGCAACTAATTTTAGAACTGCTCCTTACGATGCAGCTGCAAAATCCGGAACGGCCCAAGCATTCTATTATAGCCCTGAAGAAAAAAGACAATATGAAACTTTCAACACCACTCTAATCGGCTACGCGCCCTACAATAATCCGGAAGTAGCCTTTTCAGTCGTGTTACCATATTCACACCAGGACAAAGATCCTTACGTAAATAAAACCATCGCTAAACGTGCCATGGACAAATACTTCGAGTTGAAGAAGCAATACGAAAAAGACGGATACTTTGACTCCTCCACAGAAGAAGAAGTGCGGAATGCTGATCAACTTGAAGAGACGGAAGAACAAGGGACAGAAGAGGAATGA
- a CDS encoding sporulation protein, producing the protein MAVMFSKLMCRFGIGATKIDLVLNQKEFRPGDVIKGEYELTGGRVEQKLKRIETDLLQYDQNSDRSSVLHHNTILSSSTMKANEQRTIHFSCRLSDSFPPSSDNVSYKFVTRLVFDDGVNSVDHDEFQILV; encoded by the coding sequence ATGGCTGTTATGTTTAGTAAACTGATGTGCAGGTTCGGTATTGGTGCAACAAAGATTGATTTGGTATTGAATCAGAAAGAGTTTCGCCCGGGAGACGTGATCAAAGGGGAATATGAACTAACAGGCGGACGAGTGGAACAGAAATTAAAAAGGATCGAGACCGACCTTTTACAGTACGATCAGAATAGTGACCGCTCATCTGTTCTTCATCACAATACCATATTAAGCTCATCAACGATGAAAGCAAACGAACAACGCACCATTCATTTTTCGTGCAGACTTTCAGATTCATTTCCTCCGAGTAGTGACAATGTTTCTTATAAGTTCGTCACCCGACTCGTCTTTGACGATGGTGTAAACAGTGTCGATCATGATGAGTTTCAGATTTTAGTATAA
- a CDS encoding tRNA U-34 5-methylaminomethyl-2-thiouridine biosynthesis protein, producing MKSLFFLIVGTLLGWGITGFFTKGFETDYLFILVIGLVIGYSIGRRKVKEEFTESV from the coding sequence ATGAAATCACTTTTTTTCTTAATTGTCGGTACACTTTTAGGATGGGGGATCACCGGCTTTTTCACCAAGGGTTTTGAAACGGATTATCTATTCATTCTTGTTATCGGTCTTGTTATTGGTTACAGTATCGGGCGCAGAAAGGTAAAAGAAGAATTCACAGAATCCGTTTAA
- a CDS encoding MerR family transcriptional regulator, with translation MYRIGELSKHSQVSKRTIDYYTKIGLLECDRSHNNYRYYHEDALADLKMIEQCQQMKMTLHEIKDRLTVMKSLEVDPSILEKQVDHIRNEMDHLHNELHEVLHAMETLGDDERKRMLKQVSPQALALFQTLMVFSG, from the coding sequence TTGTATCGAATAGGAGAACTATCAAAGCACAGTCAAGTGTCCAAAAGGACGATTGATTATTATACAAAAATAGGATTACTGGAATGCGATCGATCACACAATAATTACCGGTACTATCACGAAGATGCGTTAGCCGACTTAAAGATGATTGAACAATGTCAGCAGATGAAAATGACGTTACATGAAATTAAAGATCGATTAACGGTAATGAAATCCTTGGAAGTAGATCCCTCGATTTTAGAAAAACAAGTAGATCATATTCGAAATGAAATGGATCATTTGCATAACGAATTACATGAGGTTTTACATGCCATGGAAACGCTCGGGGATGACGAGCGCAAACGAATGTTAAAGCAGGTCTCCCCACAGGCTTTGGCCTTATTCCAAACATTAATGGTTTTTTCTGGTTAA
- a CDS encoding FbpB family small basic protein, with protein sequence MKKLKTNLSQLIEQNRNEILNDKNEMNKIEAKIDNKYTSTNKENA encoded by the coding sequence ATGAAAAAATTAAAAACAAACCTCTCTCAACTTATAGAGCAGAACAGAAATGAAATATTAAACGATAAAAATGAGATGAACAAAATCGAAGCTAAAATAGATAATAAATATACTTCAACAAATAAGGAGAATGCCTAA
- a CDS encoding GNAT family N-acetyltransferase, with translation MILLQPMKDHEYTLWIQDSIKEYAEEKTKAGNFQKETSLQQAENEFNQLLPDGLESKDHYLFTLIDGENQKDVGTLWINVKEDGKEAFIYDIKIHESKRGKGYGKEALKSLDSFAREKDISKISLHVFGHNKVALSLYHNTGFEVTNVLMSKTL, from the coding sequence ATGATTCTATTACAACCAATGAAAGACCACGAATATACTCTTTGGATTCAAGATTCCATTAAAGAGTACGCAGAGGAAAAGACGAAAGCCGGTAACTTCCAAAAGGAAACTTCTTTGCAACAGGCTGAAAACGAATTTAATCAATTACTGCCGGATGGACTTGAGTCAAAGGATCATTATTTGTTTACTTTAATTGATGGTGAAAACCAGAAAGACGTAGGCACTTTATGGATTAACGTAAAGGAGGACGGTAAAGAAGCATTCATTTATGACATCAAGATTCATGAAAGCAAAAGAGGGAAGGGATATGGAAAAGAAGCCTTAAAGTCCCTGGACTCATTTGCGAGGGAAAAAGATATATCAAAAATATCGCTGCATGTTTTTGGTCATAACAAAGTGGCTCTTTCCTTGTACCACAATACAGGGTTCGAAGTGACCAATGTTTTGATGTCAAAGACTCTTTAA
- a CDS encoding hemolysin family protein — translation MDDIPLNSLVLLGALILLSAFFSSAETAYSSVNKIRLKNFVSEGRRGSIKAHYIAENFDKALSTILIGNNIVNIAAASISAKLATDIFGGNTGLVISTFVMTLLILIFGEILPKSLAKENAETYSLTISGVLFFLIKVLTPINFFFIKLKELVSKFFSKNHEMPSVTEEELKVMLDISEEEGVIDKEERELIHRSMDFDDILATEVLTPRIDVKAVEVNQSIEEIKEMFFEERFSRIPVYEDYIDNVIGILSEKEFFTHLIKFGEVNIRELIREPMFVFESVKISTLLTKLQKNNVHMAIVVDEFGGTTGIITLEDILEEIVGEIWDEQDEKTHSMRKISEKEYRFDSQYQLDEFTELLDVPEPESSYHTLGGWVVESFEDLPSEGDSFDYENLKVSVEEVDNRRVRTIKVEILEEKTEDIVQ, via the coding sequence TTGGACGATATACCACTGAATTCATTAGTATTATTAGGAGCATTAATTCTTTTATCTGCCTTTTTTTCATCGGCGGAAACGGCTTACTCAAGCGTGAATAAAATCAGACTTAAGAACTTTGTAAGTGAAGGAAGAAGAGGGAGCATTAAAGCTCATTATATTGCTGAGAACTTTGATAAAGCACTGTCCACGATATTAATTGGAAACAACATCGTGAACATCGCAGCAGCCAGTATTTCAGCAAAGCTTGCGACAGATATTTTCGGAGGAAACACAGGGCTTGTCATCAGTACTTTTGTCATGACATTATTAATTCTGATTTTCGGGGAAATCCTGCCTAAATCATTGGCAAAAGAAAATGCTGAAACCTATTCCTTGACGATCTCAGGCGTTCTCTTTTTCTTAATTAAAGTTCTTACACCGATTAACTTCTTTTTTATTAAATTAAAAGAGTTGGTATCGAAGTTCTTCTCGAAAAATCACGAGATGCCGTCTGTCACAGAGGAAGAATTAAAAGTAATGCTTGATATTAGTGAAGAAGAAGGAGTCATTGATAAAGAAGAAAGAGAATTGATTCACCGCTCCATGGACTTTGATGATATCCTTGCAACCGAGGTCCTCACACCCCGGATCGATGTCAAGGCTGTTGAGGTGAACCAATCGATTGAAGAAATAAAGGAAATGTTCTTTGAAGAGCGATTTTCACGGATTCCGGTTTACGAGGATTATATTGATAATGTGATCGGAATTCTTTCAGAGAAAGAGTTCTTTACTCATTTGATCAAATTTGGTGAAGTAAACATCCGGGAATTGATTCGTGAACCAATGTTTGTATTTGAATCTGTCAAAATCTCTACTCTTCTTACTAAGCTTCAAAAGAACAATGTGCATATGGCCATTGTAGTGGATGAGTTTGGTGGAACAACCGGAATCATCACCCTTGAAGATATATTGGAAGAAATTGTAGGGGAAATCTGGGATGAGCAAGATGAAAAAACACATTCCATGAGAAAAATCAGCGAAAAAGAATATCGATTCGATTCTCAATATCAATTGGATGAATTTACAGAGTTACTCGATGTACCAGAGCCTGAAAGTTCATACCATACACTTGGCGGATGGGTCGTTGAAAGCTTTGAAGATCTTCCATCCGAAGGTGACAGCTTCGACTATGAAAACTTAAAAGTGAGCGTAGAAGAAGTGGATAATCGTCGGGTACGCACGATTAAAGTTGAAATACTAGAAGAAAAAACCGAAGATATTGTTCAATAA
- a CDS encoding DUF1801 domain-containing protein: MYELKTKQNDSSVFEFIEAVENAKKREDAYKLLDIFTETTGFEAKMWGPSIIGFGSYHYKYKTGHEGDAPLVGFSPRKAKISLYFAPGDPEREKVLNSFGKHTTGKACVYINKVADIDQEVLKQLINQSVSFLQKTYPNP, translated from the coding sequence ATGTATGAATTGAAAACAAAACAAAATGACAGCAGTGTGTTTGAATTTATCGAAGCAGTAGAGAACGCAAAAAAACGTGAGGATGCCTATAAACTGCTGGATATTTTCACAGAGACGACGGGGTTTGAAGCCAAAATGTGGGGACCGAGCATTATCGGGTTCGGTTCTTATCATTACAAATATAAAACCGGGCACGAAGGGGATGCTCCGTTAGTCGGATTTTCACCGAGAAAAGCGAAAATAAGTCTATATTTTGCACCAGGGGACCCTGAAAGGGAAAAAGTATTAAACTCTTTCGGTAAACATACAACCGGAAAAGCTTGCGTGTATATAAACAAAGTAGCAGATATCGACCAAGAAGTTTTGAAACAGTTGATTAATCAATCTGTGAGCTTTCTTCAAAAGACGTATCCGAATCCATAA
- a CDS encoding DUF3784 domain-containing protein: MGVMIGIQLIVIVLFSILGWAIRVKKNYWLISGYVTRSMTEQEELIKNGYPQKTGSLMIYTAVGMLILLPLAFTSFPFLIEIQFGFMLVFLMGGFVYLSKFEVSEKRKRSFWISSTLFVVVLGFVSVLTYLGYEKYDLIVKDEEFEVTGLYGDVWQLEEVEKVELMEDMPEVTWKINGFGLSTMSKGQFKVKGYGKSLLFIHKEAPYIYIRVNDQHIFLNGENPRETKKWYDELSKNIDEVTGHKISSIHPNIQIH, translated from the coding sequence ATGGGAGTCATGATTGGGATTCAACTAATTGTTATAGTTCTTTTTTCGATCTTAGGATGGGCGATCCGAGTTAAAAAAAATTATTGGCTGATTTCAGGCTATGTGACGCGGAGTATGACAGAACAAGAAGAGTTGATTAAAAATGGCTATCCTCAAAAGACCGGATCGTTAATGATTTATACTGCGGTCGGAATGCTTATCCTTCTTCCCCTTGCTTTCACCTCTTTTCCATTTTTAATAGAAATTCAATTTGGCTTTATGCTTGTCTTTTTAATGGGGGGGTTTGTATATCTATCCAAATTTGAGGTTTCAGAAAAAAGGAAAAGAAGTTTCTGGATTAGTTCTACTTTGTTTGTGGTTGTTTTAGGGTTTGTGAGTGTCCTCACGTATCTCGGGTATGAAAAATATGATTTGATCGTTAAGGATGAGGAATTTGAGGTCACTGGTTTGTATGGAGACGTGTGGCAGCTTGAAGAGGTTGAAAAGGTCGAGTTAATGGAAGATATGCCTGAAGTCACCTGGAAAATCAACGGATTCGGTCTTTCCACCATGTCCAAAGGACAATTCAAAGTGAAAGGTTATGGGAAAAGCTTGCTGTTTATACACAAGGAAGCTCCGTATATTTATATCCGGGTGAATGATCAACATATCTTCTTGAATGGTGAAAACCCTAGAGAAACCAAGAAGTGGTATGATGAGTTGAGTAAAAACATTGACGAGGTAACAGGACATAAAATCTCGTCAATTCACCCCAATATCCAAATTCATTGA
- a CDS encoding YjdJ family protein has translation MSIKYWSQIGAGLLVFGCTALFSWYEGSALLDNPWEWKYSTPFSEMIHGSVLTREQIVDLDFFVYAAKFSPLFPSVMVMSVSYLLVLIGYRFLKHRGFPLFLTLFGMVYLLMSAFIASSPTTGGNILFWLIVLIGLLLIILAFLFHLSPSLRMKGQSKQA, from the coding sequence ATGTCAATTAAGTATTGGTCTCAGATAGGTGCTGGTTTGTTGGTTTTTGGATGCACGGCATTGTTTTCGTGGTATGAAGGGAGTGCGTTGTTGGATAATCCTTGGGAATGGAAGTATTCAACTCCGTTCAGTGAGATGATTCACGGCAGCGTCTTAACCCGGGAGCAGATAGTGGATCTCGACTTTTTTGTGTACGCTGCGAAGTTTTCACCATTGTTTCCAAGCGTTATGGTGATGAGCGTCAGTTACCTTTTAGTTCTAATTGGATACAGATTTCTTAAACATCGGGGCTTTCCATTATTTCTAACACTGTTTGGAATGGTATATCTATTGATGAGTGCTTTTATCGCATCATCTCCCACAACTGGTGGGAACATTCTTTTTTGGCTAATTGTCTTAATAGGACTTTTATTGATCATTCTCGCATTTCTTTTTCACTTATCTCCATCTCTACGAATGAAGGGCCAATCCAAACAAGCCTGA
- the safA gene encoding SafA/ExsA family spore coat assembly protein produces the protein MKTLKLLSILLLSVTFVIGFGQASKVSAAGTYTVSYGDTMWKIAVKHQVGVSELISANPNISNPNMIYPGQTLNIPGANQTAESYTYEVVKLVNQERSKVGLPPLKENWELSRVARYKSEDMIAKNYFSHTSPTYGSPFQMMKDFGISYQAAGENIAAGQRTPAEVVEAWMNSEGHKKNILSPTYTEIGVGYVKGGSYGHYWTQMFIKR, from the coding sequence ATGAAAACTTTAAAACTTTTATCTATCTTATTGTTATCTGTCACTTTTGTCATTGGTTTTGGTCAAGCTTCTAAGGTTTCCGCAGCAGGTACGTATACTGTGAGTTATGGAGATACAATGTGGAAGATTGCCGTAAAGCATCAGGTGGGTGTATCTGAGTTGATCTCGGCAAACCCGAATATCAGCAACCCAAATATGATTTATCCTGGACAAACCCTTAATATACCAGGAGCTAATCAAACAGCTGAAAGTTATACATACGAAGTGGTGAAGCTGGTAAACCAGGAACGATCAAAAGTTGGTTTGCCTCCACTGAAGGAAAATTGGGAATTATCACGTGTGGCACGTTATAAGTCAGAAGACATGATTGCGAAGAACTATTTCAGCCACACATCCCCGACATATGGATCTCCTTTCCAAATGATGAAGGATTTCGGAATTTCCTATCAAGCAGCAGGTGAAAACATTGCGGCTGGGCAAAGAACACCTGCCGAAGTAGTTGAAGCATGGATGAACAGCGAAGGACACAAAAAAAATATCCTTTCTCCGACATATACAGAAATCGGAGTAGGTTATGTGAAGGGTGGATCGTACGGTCATTATTGGACGCAAATGTTTATAAAGAGATAG
- a CDS encoding nucleotidyltransferase domain-containing protein, with amino-acid sequence MKRLPAVEAAKKFVLETFPTCQAALLSGSVVRGEETSTSDLDIVIIEGTLSSEYRESINSHGWPIEAFVHTGATIREYFRKDCQRARPSLPRMVSEGIPIIDHPIILRLKEEANKLLRDGPPKWNSQTTDMKRYFITDALEDFIGSKERGESIFIAGTLGESLHEFVLRTHGHWIGSSKWIVRALREYDESVAEEFVEAFDQFYQKGNKQPIVRLVDSVLEPHGGRFFEGFSSGKKNVRSPS; translated from the coding sequence ATGAAAAGACTGCCTGCAGTTGAAGCTGCCAAGAAATTTGTATTAGAAACCTTTCCAACCTGTCAAGCAGCACTTCTTAGTGGCAGCGTAGTCAGGGGAGAGGAAACAAGTACATCCGATTTAGATATTGTTATCATCGAGGGAACTCTTTCTTCAGAATACCGGGAATCCATTAACTCACATGGATGGCCGATTGAAGCCTTCGTCCACACCGGTGCAACAATTAGGGAGTATTTTCGAAAAGACTGCCAAAGAGCCCGGCCTTCCTTGCCAAGAATGGTATCAGAAGGAATCCCAATAATCGATCATCCCATCATTTTACGCCTCAAAGAAGAAGCAAATAAACTTTTGAGGGACGGACCTCCAAAATGGAACAGTCAAACGACTGATATGAAGAGATATTTTATTACTGATGCACTGGAAGATTTTATTGGATCAAAGGAAAGAGGGGAAAGCATCTTTATCGCTGGCACCCTTGGAGAATCCCTTCATGAGTTTGTACTCAGAACTCACGGTCATTGGATTGGTTCTTCGAAATGGATAGTGCGGGCATTAAGGGAATATGATGAAAGTGTTGCAGAAGAATTTGTGGAAGCTTTCGACCAGTTTTATCAAAAAGGGAACAAACAACCCATTGTAAGGTTGGTGGACTCTGTGTTGGAACCACACGGAGGACGGTTCTTCGAAGGATTTTCTTCAGGAAAGAAAAATGTTAGAAGCCCTTCTTAG